Proteins encoded in a region of the Thermogemmatispora onikobensis genome:
- a CDS encoding 4Fe-4S dicluster domain-containing protein, which translates to MPYVITQPCIGVKDASCVDVCPVDCIHPTPNEEGFEESEQLYINPDECIDCGACEPACPVNAIFEESAVPDEWRHFIRINADFFKR; encoded by the coding sequence ATGCCCTACGTGATCACTCAGCCGTGCATTGGCGTGAAGGATGCTTCTTGTGTTGATGTCTGCCCGGTAGATTGCATTCATCCAACGCCGAACGAAGAAGGGTTTGAGGAGAGCGAGCAGCTCTACATCAATCCCGATGAGTGCATCGACTGCGGCGCCTGTGAGCCGGCATGTCCGGTCAATGCCATCTTTGAAGAGTCGGCGGTGCCTGACGAGTGGCGCCATTTCATCAGAATCAATGCTGACTTCTTCAAGAGGTAG